In Pseudonocardia sp. C8, one genomic interval encodes:
- the malQ gene encoding 4-alpha-glucanotransferase — translation MTSDPVSPELAEIAAAHGVATSFLDGTRTERPIDAAVVRSVLGLLEVDVDGPAAERVALAGAREKAAAGTLPPTIGHRSDRARRVPGRGRLTATDGRRAEDGWASDVDGELPAGLEPGRYLLETGAGRTTVVVAPPRLPDPPRTWGWMLQLYALHSRRSWGIGDLGDLTDLVRGGHGAGAVLLNPVHAITPVPPVQPSPYTPSSRRYATPLALRITDLPAYAGADAATRAEVDALRPETTGDRIAHDRVWAAKRSALEALWRNAGRPDGGDRDDDLTSFATFCALAERHGGRWSLWPDGLRRPDGPGVAAARRELAPRIAFHSWVQRQAEAQLAGVRAAAREAGMPIGVIHDLAVGCDPEGADAWMLQDVLALDATVGAPPDAFNQRGQTWGLPPWRPDRLADTGYRAFGDMVRALLTHADALRIDHVMGLWRLWWVPAGQTADRGTYVHYDAEAMLAVLLLEAHRAGALVVGEDLGTVVPEIREDMAERNLLGSTVLWFSRDPDPVTGGDDGPLRPPSRWPERSVATISTHDLPTAPGFLRGEHVRVRAELGLLDDPAAEEAKAGAEREELLALLVSEGLLASTEEPDEDTVIVALHELLASARSSVVLASLYDVLGEARQPNLPGTVDEYPNWRIPLPASLEDALADDRVRRVAEVLNRRSAP, via the coding sequence ATGACCAGCGACCCGGTGTCCCCCGAGCTCGCCGAGATCGCCGCCGCGCACGGCGTCGCGACCTCGTTCCTGGACGGCACCCGCACCGAGCGGCCGATCGACGCCGCAGTGGTGCGGTCGGTGCTCGGCCTGCTGGAGGTCGACGTCGACGGCCCGGCCGCCGAGCGGGTCGCGCTCGCCGGCGCGCGGGAGAAGGCCGCGGCGGGAACGCTGCCGCCGACGATCGGGCACCGCAGTGACCGGGCCCGCCGGGTCCCGGGCCGCGGCCGGCTCACCGCCACCGACGGCCGCCGCGCCGAGGACGGCTGGGCCTCCGATGTGGACGGTGAGCTGCCGGCCGGGCTGGAGCCGGGCCGCTACCTGCTGGAGACCGGGGCCGGCCGCACGACCGTCGTCGTCGCTCCGCCGCGGCTGCCCGACCCGCCGCGGACGTGGGGCTGGATGCTGCAGCTCTACGCGCTGCACTCCCGCAGGTCCTGGGGCATCGGGGACCTCGGCGACCTGACCGACCTCGTGCGCGGCGGCCACGGTGCCGGCGCGGTGCTGCTCAACCCGGTGCACGCGATCACCCCGGTGCCGCCGGTCCAGCCCTCGCCGTACACGCCGTCGTCCCGCCGCTACGCCACCCCGCTGGCGCTGCGGATCACCGACCTTCCCGCCTACGCCGGCGCGGACGCCGCCACCCGGGCCGAGGTCGACGCGCTGCGCCCGGAGACCACCGGCGACCGGATCGCGCACGACCGGGTGTGGGCGGCGAAGCGGTCGGCGCTGGAAGCGTTGTGGCGCAACGCGGGGCGCCCGGACGGCGGGGACCGGGACGACGACCTGACCTCGTTCGCCACGTTCTGCGCCCTCGCCGAACGCCACGGCGGCCGCTGGTCGCTGTGGCCGGACGGTCTCCGCCGGCCGGACGGCCCCGGGGTCGCCGCGGCACGGCGTGAGCTCGCCCCGCGGATCGCCTTCCACTCCTGGGTGCAGCGCCAGGCCGAGGCGCAGCTGGCCGGGGTCCGGGCGGCGGCCCGCGAGGCGGGGATGCCGATCGGCGTCATCCACGACCTGGCCGTCGGCTGCGACCCGGAGGGCGCGGACGCCTGGATGCTGCAGGACGTGCTGGCCCTGGACGCCACCGTCGGCGCGCCGCCGGACGCGTTCAACCAGCGCGGCCAGACCTGGGGCCTGCCACCGTGGCGGCCGGACCGCCTGGCGGACACCGGCTACCGCGCGTTCGGCGACATGGTCCGTGCTCTGCTGACGCACGCGGACGCGCTGCGCATCGACCACGTGATGGGGCTGTGGCGGCTGTGGTGGGTGCCGGCCGGGCAGACCGCCGACCGCGGCACCTACGTCCACTACGACGCCGAGGCGATGCTCGCCGTCCTGCTCCTGGAGGCGCACCGGGCCGGTGCCCTGGTGGTCGGCGAGGATCTCGGGACGGTGGTCCCGGAGATCCGCGAGGACATGGCCGAGCGCAACCTGCTCGGGTCGACGGTCCTGTGGTTCTCCCGCGACCCGGACCCCGTGACCGGGGGTGACGACGGCCCGCTGCGCCCGCCCTCGCGCTGGCCCGAGCGGTCGGTCGCGACGATCTCCACGCACGATCTGCCGACGGCGCCTGGCTTCCTGCGGGGCGAGCACGTCCGGGTCCGCGCGGAGCTCGGCCTGCTGGACGACCCCGCCGCCGAGGAGGCGAAGGCCGGCGCCGAGCGCGAGGAGCTGCTCGCGTTGCTGGTCTCGGAGGGACTGCTGGCGTCCACGGAGGAGCCCGACGAGGACACCGTCATCGTGGCGCTGCACGAGCTGCTGGCGTCGGCACGGTCCTCGGTGGTGCTGGCGTCGCTGTACGACGTCCTCGGGGAGGCCCGCCAGCCGAACCTGCCCGGCACCGTCGACGAGTACCCGAACTGGCGGATCCCGCTCCCGGCCAGCCTGGAGGACGCGCTGGCCGACGACCGGGTCCGGCGCGTCGCCGAGGTCCTGAACCGGCGGTCCGCGCCGTGA
- a CDS encoding alpha/beta hydrolase gives MTTGPDVEGRLPGVGGVELYWQAWLPDGDPTGVLLISHGIGEHSGRYGTVVDAVLPDGWAVYGLDHRGHGRSGGTRVHVRRYDDLLQDFETFRREVVARHPGLPVFLLGHSLGGQIALAYALRHQDRIAGLALSAPALASDTVPAALVPVLSAVSRVLPLARPVGIDTSAISSDPAVVDDYQADPLVHHGKPTLALGAAVYAQMATLPPRSAELRVPVLVQHGTADRLTDPAGTRKLDEASGSADTTVRWYEGLWHEIYHEPGRAAPLTDLRQWLAERRDAARRRSG, from the coding sequence GTGACCACCGGCCCGGACGTCGAGGGCCGGCTGCCCGGCGTCGGTGGGGTCGAGCTGTACTGGCAGGCCTGGCTGCCCGACGGCGACCCGACCGGCGTCCTGCTGATCAGCCACGGCATCGGCGAGCACTCCGGCCGCTACGGCACGGTCGTCGACGCCGTGCTGCCCGACGGGTGGGCGGTCTACGGCCTCGACCACCGGGGCCACGGCCGCTCCGGCGGGACCCGGGTCCACGTCCGGCGCTACGACGACCTGCTGCAGGACTTCGAGACCTTCCGGCGCGAGGTCGTCGCCCGCCACCCGGGGCTGCCGGTCTTCCTGCTGGGGCACAGCCTGGGCGGCCAGATCGCGCTCGCCTACGCCCTGCGCCACCAGGACCGGATCGCCGGGCTCGCGCTGTCCGCGCCCGCGCTCGCGTCCGACACGGTCCCCGCCGCCCTGGTCCCGGTGCTGTCAGCGGTGTCCCGGGTGCTGCCCCTGGCCCGCCCGGTCGGGATCGACACGTCCGCGATCAGCTCCGACCCGGCCGTCGTCGACGACTACCAGGCCGACCCGCTCGTGCACCACGGCAAGCCGACCCTGGCCCTCGGCGCCGCCGTCTACGCCCAGATGGCCACCCTGCCGCCCCGGAGCGCGGAGCTGCGGGTGCCCGTGCTGGTGCAGCACGGCACCGCCGACCGGCTCACCGATCCGGCCGGGACCCGCAAGCTCGACGAGGCCAGCGGTTCCGCCGACACCACGGTGCGCTGGTACGAGGGGCTCTGGCACGAGATCTACCACGAGCCCGGGCGGGCGGCCCCGCTCACCGACCTGCGGCAGTGGCTCGCCGAGCGCCGTGACGCCGCCCGGCGCCGCTCCGGCTGA
- a CDS encoding SDR family NAD(P)-dependent oxidoreductase, with the protein MDLQLTGRRAIVTGGSRGIGFAVARALAGEGARVALLARDAGRLDAAAAALRDAGAPEVLTVPADTTDDTAVRAAVGVVADRFGGVDILVNAAARPASAGAPSDLAGTTDDAVRVELETKLLGYLRCVRAVAPLMTAQGWGRIVNVSGLNARRSTSLVGSVRNVAVASMTAALAHELGPQGVNVTVVHPGITETERTPGVLAERAAAAGTDEAAVRAELGATTTIGRIVTAAEVADVIAFLCSPRSVAVNGDAVAAGGGTPGVTHY; encoded by the coding sequence ATGGACCTCCAGTTGACCGGTCGGCGGGCGATCGTGACGGGCGGCAGCCGCGGCATCGGGTTCGCGGTGGCGCGGGCACTTGCCGGCGAGGGCGCCCGGGTGGCGCTGCTGGCCCGCGACGCCGGCCGGCTGGACGCCGCCGCGGCCGCGCTGCGGGACGCCGGCGCGCCCGAGGTGCTCACGGTCCCCGCGGACACCACCGACGACACCGCCGTGCGCGCCGCGGTCGGGGTGGTCGCCGACCGCTTCGGCGGGGTGGACATCCTGGTGAACGCCGCCGCGCGGCCGGCGAGCGCCGGCGCACCGTCCGATCTGGCCGGCACCACCGACGACGCCGTGCGTGTCGAGCTGGAGACGAAGCTCCTCGGCTACCTGCGCTGCGTGCGGGCGGTGGCACCGCTGATGACCGCCCAGGGCTGGGGCCGGATCGTGAACGTCAGCGGGTTGAACGCGCGGAGGTCGACGTCGCTGGTCGGGTCGGTGCGCAACGTCGCGGTGGCGTCGATGACGGCCGCGCTCGCCCACGAGCTCGGGCCCCAGGGGGTGAACGTGACGGTGGTGCACCCGGGGATCACCGAGACCGAGCGGACACCCGGGGTGCTCGCGGAGCGGGCCGCGGCCGCGGGGACCGACGAGGCCGCGGTGCGGGCGGAGCTGGGCGCGACGACGACGATCGGCCGGATCGTCACGGCCGCCGAGGTCGCCGACGTCATCGCCTTCCTGTGCTCGCCGCGCTCGGTGGCGGTCAACGGGGACGCGGTCGCCGCCGGTGGCGGTACCCCGGGCGTCACCCACTACTGA
- a CDS encoding carboxypeptidase regulatory-like domain-containing protein — MSTWALLGLLVVVLVAVGIAAFLRWGRNRDEKPASGDAPPRTVADLVERRARGEDDGRQRPAPDEAGDERAADRGAERGTSDDGDDRATGEAAGADRPVRDAESPGDGADDASGGADAAPERAAAGAAPGAGAAADAGAAGSADASTDAGAPTGADTAAAARPALGPTHSSAPDITPVPEGEDATDRIPETEPVTPRITPRVSAGPIGPPWSRGFKDGKPVEPVEPPTAPTRPVPRPSPVARPRPDEPADAETASRGPDSSAPDISTPSTGTERAPRPHPDRTTSPSTEDGPGDVAGSGGESSSAGSADSPATAARADESRTAGRAGDTADAGRADGADAGGSGGGAGSPDDAGDGGSGTSGGGAVAAVAGGAALLGGAAAFRASRGDREPSAAEPASGSTEARTGTDTRTAAGTDAAATPANSTAADAGQGTDVRTGGSAGRSEEDARSDDTVLAGPDRGPAPDEPAHEVEVEAISASHPRRAVTDSATDAAADFGRGAASSDTRSEGTEAATDRTDAGTDADAESATGAAAAVPRPAVPPRPDPRSPVDPDLVRRVTTVPAERPAGRGAATPDTEREFREARDRIAAQHAWPGGRVPEQQGAPDPDPARTGRSAMIGLVPGGAGSSEARESAEPAPRPAPRVLRSARPAGGAGTGSRGEAPAAAGAQTTTPETAPSTGPEASPTVTPTSTATPTAATPATGTPTAGAPAAATPATATPPPPGTGRTEDVALTVPRSGPEPESIVPGTPPQDIEVRVVGPDDHALAGTAVDVRDRAGAPAGSAVTGSDGVARVPVPGAGEFVVVARPDGYRPGVAACTVGSSAAHVTLRLRRASAVHGTVRTAGGRPAAGVAVVLEQDGEPVAEARSGTDGTYHLPDLDAGRYRLVAGSGTGVDVEVPACGDVEQDVTGA; from the coding sequence ATGTCGACGTGGGCCCTGCTGGGGCTGTTGGTGGTGGTGCTGGTGGCCGTCGGGATCGCAGCGTTCCTGCGGTGGGGGCGGAACCGGGACGAGAAGCCGGCGTCCGGCGACGCGCCGCCCCGCACGGTCGCGGATCTGGTCGAGCGGCGAGCCCGCGGCGAGGACGACGGCCGGCAGCGGCCGGCGCCGGACGAGGCCGGTGACGAGCGTGCCGCCGACCGCGGCGCCGAGCGAGGGACCTCGGACGACGGCGACGACCGCGCGACCGGGGAAGCGGCCGGCGCCGATCGCCCGGTCCGGGACGCCGAGTCGCCCGGCGATGGTGCCGACGACGCGTCCGGTGGTGCGGATGCCGCTCCGGAGCGTGCGGCCGCCGGCGCCGCTCCCGGCGCCGGCGCGGCCGCCGATGCCGGTGCTGCCGGATCGGCTGATGCGTCCACGGACGCCGGCGCGCCCACCGGTGCCGACACTGCCGCCGCGGCGCGGCCCGCGCTCGGCCCGACGCACTCGTCCGCGCCCGACATCACCCCGGTTCCGGAGGGTGAGGACGCCACGGACCGGATCCCCGAGACCGAGCCGGTCACGCCGCGGATCACCCCGCGGGTCAGCGCCGGCCCGATCGGCCCTCCGTGGTCGCGCGGGTTCAAGGACGGCAAGCCGGTCGAGCCCGTCGAGCCGCCCACCGCCCCGACCCGGCCGGTGCCCAGGCCGTCCCCGGTGGCGCGGCCCCGCCCGGACGAGCCGGCGGACGCCGAGACCGCGAGCCGTGGGCCCGACAGCTCGGCCCCCGACATCAGCACCCCGTCGACGGGCACGGAGCGGGCGCCGAGGCCGCACCCGGATCGGACGACCTCACCGTCCACCGAGGACGGTCCGGGTGACGTCGCCGGTTCGGGTGGGGAGAGCTCGAGCGCCGGCAGCGCGGACAGCCCGGCCACCGCGGCGCGCGCGGATGAGTCACGCACGGCGGGCCGCGCGGGTGACACGGCCGATGCGGGCCGCGCGGACGGCGCGGATGCAGGTGGCTCGGGTGGCGGCGCGGGCAGCCCGGACGACGCGGGCGACGGAGGCTCGGGCACGTCCGGGGGCGGCGCGGTCGCGGCCGTGGCCGGTGGCGCGGCCCTCCTCGGTGGGGCAGCCGCGTTCCGGGCGTCGCGCGGCGACCGCGAACCGTCCGCTGCGGAGCCGGCGTCCGGCAGCACCGAGGCCCGGACGGGCACCGATACCCGGACGGCCGCCGGCACCGACGCTGCGGCAACCCCCGCGAACAGCACGGCCGCCGATGCCGGGCAGGGCACCGATGTCCGGACGGGCGGTAGCGCAGGCCGGAGCGAGGAGGACGCCCGCTCCGACGACACCGTCCTGGCCGGGCCCGACCGCGGGCCTGCTCCGGACGAGCCCGCGCACGAGGTGGAGGTCGAGGCGATCAGCGCGAGCCACCCGCGCCGCGCGGTCACCGACTCCGCCACCGACGCCGCGGCCGACTTCGGGCGCGGCGCCGCATCGAGCGACACCCGCTCCGAGGGCACCGAGGCCGCCACCGACCGCACTGACGCCGGCACGGACGCCGACGCCGAGTCCGCCACCGGCGCCGCCGCGGCCGTGCCGCGGCCCGCCGTCCCGCCCCGCCCGGACCCCCGCTCCCCGGTCGACCCGGACCTGGTCAGGCGGGTCACGACCGTCCCCGCCGAACGACCGGCCGGCCGGGGTGCGGCCACGCCCGACACCGAGCGGGAGTTCCGCGAGGCCCGGGACCGGATCGCCGCCCAGCACGCATGGCCGGGTGGTCGCGTCCCGGAGCAGCAGGGCGCTCCCGACCCGGACCCGGCGCGGACCGGCCGGTCGGCGATGATCGGCCTGGTGCCGGGTGGGGCCGGCTCGTCCGAGGCACGGGAGAGCGCCGAGCCCGCGCCCCGGCCGGCACCCCGGGTGCTGCGTTCGGCCCGCCCGGCGGGCGGGGCCGGCACCGGATCCCGCGGCGAGGCCCCGGCCGCGGCCGGGGCGCAGACCACCACGCCGGAGACGGCACCGTCGACCGGACCGGAGGCGTCCCCGACCGTGACACCGACCTCGACCGCGACACCGACAGCCGCGACACCGGCGACCGGGACACCGACAGCCGGGGCACCGGCCGCCGCGACACCGGCGACCGCGACACCGCCCCCGCCCGGCACCGGGCGCACCGAGGACGTTGCCCTCACCGTGCCCCGCTCCGGTCCCGAACCCGAGTCGATCGTCCCCGGCACCCCGCCGCAGGACATCGAGGTGCGCGTCGTCGGCCCGGACGACCACGCGCTGGCCGGCACGGCCGTCGACGTCCGCGACCGGGCAGGCGCACCTGCCGGCTCCGCGGTGACCGGGTCCGACGGCGTCGCCCGGGTTCCGGTGCCGGGAGCCGGCGAGTTCGTCGTCGTCGCCCGTCCGGACGGGTACCGACCCGGCGTCGCCGCCTGCACCGTCGGGAGCTCCGCCGCGCACGTCACCCTCCGGCTGCGCCGGGCGTCCGCGGTCCACGGCACCGTCCGGACCGCGGGAGGCCGCCCGGCCGCGGGAGTCGCCGTCGTCCTGGAGCAGGACGGCGAGCCGGTCGCCGAGGCCCGCTCCGGCACCGACGGCACCTACCACCTGCCCGACCTCGATGCCGGGCGGTACCGGCTGGTCGCCGGGTCCGGCACCGGTGTCGACGTCGAGGTCCCGGCGTGCGGCGACGTCGAGCAGGACGTGACCGGGGCGTGA
- a CDS encoding RNA-binding S4 domain-containing protein, which produces MDATRVDRWLWSVRLAKTRADAATACRGGHVRINDRPAKPASPVRVGDRVRARMHDRNRIVEVTRIIEKRVGAPIAQECYVDHTPPEPTGTPVFARRERGAGRPTKKDRRVLDQLGLSRRGR; this is translated from the coding sequence ATGGACGCGACCCGCGTGGACCGCTGGCTGTGGTCGGTGCGCCTGGCGAAGACCCGCGCCGACGCCGCGACCGCCTGCCGGGGCGGGCACGTGCGGATCAACGACCGGCCCGCGAAGCCGGCCTCGCCGGTGCGGGTCGGCGACCGTGTCCGGGCCCGGATGCACGACCGGAACCGGATCGTCGAGGTCACCCGGATCATCGAGAAGAGGGTCGGCGCCCCGATCGCGCAGGAGTGCTATGTCGACCACACCCCGCCCGAGCCGACCGGAACGCCGGTGTTCGCGCGACGGGAACGGGGCGCCGGCCGGCCCACGAAGAAGGACCGCCGGGTGCTCGACCAGCTCGGCCTGTCCCGCCGGGGCCGGTAG
- a CDS encoding diacylglycerol kinase family protein: MAEPIDSVLIVFNPGSTGDAGAHARALRDELAAARSELPVELRPTEYAGHARDIAREVASGPGRPLIVSASGDGGYNEVVNGIVDVPGTGAAAAVLAAGNANDHERVTARRPLAEAILDGRTERMDLLELHRGDGPPRYAHSYIGFGLTPVVALEIEEGGKGTLREVLTTVRSFWAFTPFEIEFSAGERRRIDNLVFANIGEMAKVAELSEDSRPDDGRFEVVLLEHRPKWKQVAIAVRAALRGLGRQPATSEFRFTTCAPMPVQIDGEVDDVAAGTEVRVRCAAGALRVVR; encoded by the coding sequence GTGGCCGAGCCGATCGACTCCGTCCTGATCGTGTTCAATCCCGGGAGCACCGGCGACGCCGGCGCGCACGCCCGCGCGCTGCGCGACGAGCTGGCCGCGGCCCGCTCCGAGCTGCCCGTGGAGCTGCGCCCGACCGAGTACGCCGGGCACGCCCGCGACATCGCGCGTGAGGTCGCGTCCGGGCCGGGGCGACCGTTGATCGTCTCGGCCAGCGGGGACGGCGGGTACAACGAGGTCGTCAACGGGATCGTGGACGTGCCCGGGACCGGTGCCGCGGCGGCCGTCCTCGCGGCCGGGAACGCGAACGACCACGAGCGCGTCACCGCACGCCGCCCGCTCGCCGAGGCGATCCTGGACGGCCGCACCGAGCGCATGGACCTCCTGGAGCTGCACCGCGGGGACGGCCCGCCCCGGTACGCCCACTCCTACATCGGGTTCGGGCTGACCCCGGTCGTCGCCCTGGAGATCGAGGAGGGCGGCAAGGGCACGCTGCGGGAGGTGCTCACCACCGTGCGGTCGTTCTGGGCGTTCACCCCGTTCGAGATCGAGTTCTCGGCCGGGGAGCGGCGGCGGATCGACAACCTGGTCTTCGCGAACATCGGCGAGATGGCCAAGGTCGCCGAGCTCAGCGAGGACAGCAGGCCGGACGACGGCCGGTTCGAGGTCGTCCTGCTCGAACACCGTCCCAAGTGGAAGCAGGTGGCGATCGCGGTGCGGGCGGCGCTGCGCGGGCTCGGGCGGCAGCCGGCCACGTCGGAGTTCCGGTTCACGACCTGCGCGCCGATGCCGGTGCAGATCGACGGCGAGGTGGACGACGTCGCGGCCGGGACCGAGGTCCGCGTGCGGTGCGCGGCCGGCGCGCTGCGCGTCGTGCGCTGA
- a CDS encoding quinone-dependent dihydroorotate dehydrogenase gives MYDVLMRTVLRHVPSEPAHRMGFGAVRALGGAPVVGPRLAGRLAPTDPVLRTRALGLDFAGPLGLAAGFDKDAGGVLALGRLGFAAVEIGTVTGRAQPGNPKPRLFRFVEDRALLNRMGFNNAGAAAVAPRLAALRARPAPGMPVLGVNIGKSKAVAAADAADDYRVSAAALGPYADYVVVNVSSPNTPGLRDLQQVDVLEPLLVAVREELDRVAGGRRVPLLVKITVDLAEADVDAVADLAVRLRLDGVVATNTTVSRDGLSAPADEVAAAGAGGVSGRPLAERARQVVRRLRGRLTDEQVVISVGGIEDAAEAYRRIRAGAALVQAYTGFIYGGLLWPSRLHRELAGLLRADGFGNVEQAVGADL, from the coding sequence ATGTACGACGTCCTGATGCGCACCGTCCTGCGGCACGTGCCGTCCGAGCCCGCGCACCGGATGGGCTTCGGCGCGGTCCGTGCCCTCGGCGGCGCCCCGGTCGTCGGGCCGCGGCTGGCCGGTCGCCTCGCGCCCACCGACCCGGTGCTGCGGACGCGGGCGCTCGGGCTCGACTTCGCGGGGCCGCTCGGCCTCGCCGCCGGGTTCGACAAGGACGCCGGGGGCGTGCTCGCGCTCGGCCGGCTCGGTTTCGCGGCCGTCGAGATCGGCACCGTGACCGGGCGGGCGCAGCCCGGGAACCCGAAGCCGCGGCTGTTCCGGTTCGTCGAGGACCGCGCGCTGCTCAACCGGATGGGCTTCAACAACGCCGGTGCGGCCGCCGTCGCGCCGAGGCTGGCTGCGCTGCGGGCCCGGCCCGCCCCCGGCATGCCGGTCCTGGGGGTCAACATCGGCAAGAGCAAGGCCGTCGCCGCCGCGGACGCCGCCGACGACTACCGGGTGAGCGCCGCCGCGCTCGGTCCCTACGCGGACTACGTCGTGGTCAACGTCAGCTCCCCGAACACGCCCGGGCTTCGGGACCTCCAGCAGGTCGACGTGCTCGAGCCGCTGCTCGTCGCGGTACGGGAGGAGCTCGACCGGGTGGCCGGGGGTCGCCGCGTCCCGCTGCTCGTCAAGATCACGGTGGATCTCGCCGAGGCGGACGTGGACGCCGTCGCCGACCTCGCCGTCCGGCTCCGGCTCGACGGTGTGGTCGCCACGAACACGACCGTGTCCCGCGACGGGCTCAGCGCCCCTGCCGACGAGGTTGCCGCGGCCGGGGCGGGCGGGGTCTCCGGGCGCCCGCTCGCGGAGCGGGCCCGGCAGGTCGTCCGACGGCTGCGCGGCCGCCTCACCGACGAGCAGGTCGTCATCTCGGTCGGCGGGATCGAGGACGCCGCCGAGGCCTACCGCCGGATCCGGGCCGGCGCCGCGCTCGTGCAGGCCTACACCGGGTTCATCTACGGCGGGCTGCTCTGGCCCTCGCGGCTGCACCGCGAGCTCGCCGGGCTGCTGCGGGCCGACGGGTTCGGCAACGTCGAGCAGGCGGTCGGGGCCGATCTCTGA
- a CDS encoding 2-keto-4-pentenoate hydratase has product MTAHSDTGRGAVDPSAVDLVRADGTAGALWQAWTTGERLRTLPELLRPRTLAEGFAAQQRLSERAGPSYGWKLAATAPAGQAHIGVDAPLAGVLFDRFRHASGDTVPSGDLHMAVAEAEFAFVLGSAVDAGVSPAELRAAVAAIHCALELPESRFEDFAGAGAPSLLADAACAGRFVLGPEIEGAPGLDLAATPTLLQVDDESATGSGAAVLGDPWTALAWLAEDLPRHGARLEAGTVVTTGTTTVPVAVRPGATVRASFGAGGALGSVECTLAPA; this is encoded by the coding sequence ATGACCGCACACAGCGACACCGGCCGCGGCGCCGTGGACCCGTCGGCCGTCGACCTGGTCCGAGCCGACGGCACCGCCGGTGCCCTGTGGCAGGCCTGGACGACCGGCGAGCGCCTCCGCACCCTGCCCGAGCTGCTGCGTCCGCGGACCCTCGCCGAGGGCTTCGCGGCCCAGCAGCGACTGTCCGAACGCGCCGGGCCGTCGTACGGCTGGAAGCTGGCCGCGACCGCACCCGCCGGTCAGGCACACATCGGGGTGGACGCCCCGCTGGCCGGTGTCCTCTTCGACCGGTTCCGCCACGCGTCGGGGGACACCGTCCCCTCCGGAGACCTGCACATGGCCGTGGCGGAGGCGGAGTTCGCGTTCGTACTGGGGTCCGCCGTGGACGCCGGTGTGTCCCCTGCGGAGCTGCGGGCGGCGGTGGCAGCAATCCACTGTGCGCTGGAGCTGCCCGAGTCGCGGTTCGAGGACTTCGCCGGGGCCGGGGCCCCCTCGCTGCTGGCCGACGCCGCGTGCGCCGGCCGGTTCGTGCTCGGTCCGGAGATCGAGGGCGCGCCGGGCCTGGACCTGGCCGCCACCCCGACCCTCCTGCAGGTCGACGACGAGAGCGCCACCGGCAGCGGCGCGGCCGTCCTGGGCGATCCGTGGACGGCGCTGGCCTGGCTGGCCGAGGACCTGCCCCGGCACGGAGCACGCCTGGAGGCAGGCACCGTGGTCACCACCGGGACGACGACGGTTCCGGTCGCGGTCCGGCCCGGCGCGACGGTCCGCGCGAGCTTCGGTGCGGGCGGCGCCCTCGGCTCGGTCGAGTGCACCCTCGCCCCGGCCTGA